The DNA segment ACCGAACCGGGAAGGCCACCGGGTGCGCCCGGCGAGGGCGTATCCGACGTGGGCGCGGGAGTGCTCGGCGCGGCCGGCCTGGCCGGCGCCGAGGGGCGCAGCGCGCTGAGATCGACCGCGCCGCGGGTGAAGATCGACGGAGTGGTCCGTGGGTCGCTCATGGTTATTTAGTCTCGCACGCAGTCGCGCCTGTTCGCGCCGCCACCAGGCCGCCGATATCGGACGTCACAGGCATGTCAGAACCGGGCGGGTTCCCGGTAGATCCCCCACTCGTCCTTCAGCACGCCGCAGATCTCCCCGAGCGTCGCCTCGGCGCGCGCCGCGTCGAGCATGGCGGGGATCATGTTCTCCCCGGTCCGGGCGACTGCGACCAGCTTCTCAAGGGCGGCTTTCACCCGTACGGAATCCCGATTGATCTTGCGAGATCCCAGCTCGCGCCGCTGCACCACCTCGACCTCGTGGGAGACGCGGAGGATCTCCAGGTCCTTGGCGACCGTCGTGGTGTGGGCGTTGACACCCACCACCTTCTTGTCGCCCTTCTCCAGGGCCTGCTGGTGGACGAAGGCCGCCTCGGCGATGTTCGCGGTGAACCAGCCGTCCTCGATGCCGCGCAGGATGCCCTGGGTGACGCTGCCGTCGTGACCGAGCTCGCGGATCCGGGCGAAGATCTCCTCGGCCTCGGCCTCGATGCGGTCGGTGAGTGCCTCCACGTACCACGATCCACCGAGCGGGTCGGCCACATTGACCACCCCGGTCTCCTCCATCAGCACCTGCTGGGTCCGCAGGGCGATCTCGGCGGACTCGTCGGTGGGCAGGGCGAGGGTCTCGTCGAGCGCGTTGGTGTGCAGCGAGTTGGTGCCGCCGAGCACCGCGGCGAGCGCCTCGACGGCGGTCCGGACCACGTTGTTCACCGGCTGCTGCGCGGTGAGCGACACACCGGCGGTCTGCGTGTGGAACTTGAGCCAGAGCGCCTTCTCGCTGGTCGCGCCGTAGTCGTCGCGCAGGTGCCGGGCCCAGATCCGGCGGGCGGCCCGGAACTTGGCGATCTCCTCGAAGAAGTCGACGTGCGCGTCGAAGAAGAAACTCAGGCCCGGGGCGAACGTGTTCACGTCGAGGCCGCGGGACAGGCCGAGCTCGACGTAGCCGAACCCGTCGGCCAGGGTGTACGCCAGCTCCTGCGCGGCCGTCGACCCGGCCTCCCGGATGTGGTAGCCGGAGACGCTGAGCGGCTTGTACTTCGGGATCTCCCGGGCGCAGAACTCCATCAGGTCGCCGATCAGGCGCAGGTGCGGCTCGGGTTCGAAGAGCCACTCCTTCTGCGCGATGTACTCCTTGAAGATGTCGGTCTGCAGCGTCCCGTCGAGCTTGCTGAGATCGGCGCCCTGCCGCTCGGCGGCCACCAGGTACATGCAGAAGACCGGCACCGCCGGACCGGAGATGGTCATGCTCGTGGTGACGTCCTGCAGCGGGATGCCGTCGAAGAGCACGTCCATGTCGGCGGCCGAGTCGATCGCGACGCCGCAGTGGCCGACCTCGCCGAGCGACTGCGGCTCGTCCGAGTCGCGGCCCATCAGCGTGGGCATGTCGAACGCGACGCTCAGCCCGCCGCCACCGGCGGCCAGGATCATCTTGTAGCGCTCGTTGGTCTGGCGCGCGTTGCCGAACCCCGCGAACTGGCGGATGGTCCAGGTGCGTCCGCGATATCCGGTGGGATAGAGGCCTCTGGTGTACGGGAACTCGCCCGGCCATCCGATGCGCTCGAAGCCCGGATAGGCGGCTCCCGCGGGCGGACCGTAGACGGGATCGACCGTGGAGCCGGAGAGCGTGGTGAAGTCGGCCTCCCGCTTGCGGGAAGCGTCATAACGTCGTTGCCAGCGCTCCCGGCCGGCGGCGATCTCGGCAGCGTTCATGCCGCCATCGTAGTGCAGAACTGAACGATCATTAAGCCCTCGATTCACACCCGGTGGTCGAAGATCCACGCCTGCGGGTCGCCCTTGCGGGTCAGCATCTTCGCCACCAGAGGGAACATCGCGTCCCGGATCGCCGCGCCGACCGGGCCGGCCGTCTTCCCGCCGCCGTTACGGCGGCCGTACGCCACCACCTTCTCGACCCGCGGCCGGCGCAGCTCCTCGTAGCGCCCGAGCCCGCCCCCGGCGCCGCCGTCCAGGCACCGGCCCAGCGTCACCGCGTCCTCGATCGCCATCGACGCGCCCTGCCCCGCCGAGGGTGACACCGCGTGCGCGGCGTCG comes from the Actinoplanes sp. OR16 genome and includes:
- a CDS encoding methylmalonyl-CoA mutase, producing MNAAEIAAGRERWQRRYDASRKREADFTTLSGSTVDPVYGPPAGAAYPGFERIGWPGEFPYTRGLYPTGYRGRTWTIRQFAGFGNARQTNERYKMILAAGGGGLSVAFDMPTLMGRDSDEPQSLGEVGHCGVAIDSAADMDVLFDGIPLQDVTTSMTISGPAVPVFCMYLVAAERQGADLSKLDGTLQTDIFKEYIAQKEWLFEPEPHLRLIGDLMEFCAREIPKYKPLSVSGYHIREAGSTAAQELAYTLADGFGYVELGLSRGLDVNTFAPGLSFFFDAHVDFFEEIAKFRAARRIWARHLRDDYGATSEKALWLKFHTQTAGVSLTAQQPVNNVVRTAVEALAAVLGGTNSLHTNALDETLALPTDESAEIALRTQQVLMEETGVVNVADPLGGSWYVEALTDRIEAEAEEIFARIRELGHDGSVTQGILRGIEDGWFTANIAEAAFVHQQALEKGDKKVVGVNAHTTTVAKDLEILRVSHEVEVVQRRELGSRKINRDSVRVKAALEKLVAVARTGENMIPAMLDAARAEATLGEICGVLKDEWGIYREPARF